Proteins from one Deltaproteobacteria bacterium genomic window:
- the rpsF gene encoding 30S ribosomal protein S6: MNEYETIYIAEPDLPAGRVEKISEKVLKILKEGKAEIIDQRDWGVRKLAYRIGKFTSGRYIFFNYTGNGHFVAELERTLKYEEGVVRYLTLVAASEKEIARRKKRINQPEEGRLELGERGWSADAGPASENSLNGRGGGYDGPKN, encoded by the coding sequence ATGAACGAGTACGAAACCATTTATATCGCGGAACCCGATCTGCCCGCCGGCCGGGTTGAAAAGATCAGCGAAAAAGTCCTCAAGATATTAAAGGAAGGAAAGGCGGAGATAATCGACCAGCGCGACTGGGGGGTCAGGAAACTGGCCTACCGCATCGGAAAATTCACCAGCGGACGGTATATTTTTTTCAATTATACCGGCAACGGCCATTTCGTGGCCGAGCTGGAGCGAACGCTCAAATATGAAGAGGGGGTTGTCCGTTATCTGACGCTTGTTGCGGCTTCCGAAAAAGAGATCGCCCGCCGGAAGAAACGGATCAATCAGCCGGAAGAAGGACGCCTTGAGTTGGGCGAGCGCGGATGGTCTGCCGACGCAGGTCCGGCTTCCGAAAACAGCCTGAACGGACGGGGAGGAGGATACGATGGTCCGAAAAATTAA
- a CDS encoding aminoacyl-tRNA hydrolase, with protein MKIIVGLGNPGEEYEATRHNIGFLVVERLCGALNGRFKKSRLREEAVITDLGGAKTILVKPLTFMNLSGQAVGEVLRYYRCDPEALLVAHDDLDLDLGRIKFSRGSSSGGHNGIASIIDALGTREFCRLRIGIGRPKAGGGPVDYVLSPFARGERKEVEKVVGVSAEAAMDFLKKGIQAVMNRYNKGSRRAPTE; from the coding sequence ATGAAAATTATCGTCGGTCTCGGCAATCCGGGGGAAGAGTACGAAGCCACGCGCCACAACATCGGTTTTTTGGTTGTCGAACGGTTGTGCGGGGCTCTGAATGGGCGGTTCAAGAAAAGCCGTCTGCGGGAAGAGGCGGTTATTACAGATTTGGGCGGCGCCAAGACCATTCTGGTCAAACCGCTGACGTTCATGAATTTAAGCGGCCAGGCGGTTGGCGAGGTCCTCCGCTATTATCGGTGCGACCCCGAGGCGCTTCTTGTGGCGCATGACGACCTTGATCTGGACCTTGGGCGGATCAAGTTTTCGCGGGGGAGCTCGTCCGGCGGTCACAACGGTATCGCCTCCATCATCGATGCGCTCGGCACAAGGGAATTCTGCCGGCTTCGGATCGGCATCGGGCGGCCCAAAGCCGGGGGAGGCCCGGTCGATTATGTCTTGAGCCCTTTTGCCCGGGGGGAACGGAAAGAGGTGGAGAAGGTTGTCGGCGTTTCTGCGGAGGCGGCGATGGATTTTTTAAAAAAAGGGATTCAGGCGGTGATGAACCGGTATAATAAGGGTTCCCGCCGAGCGCCGACCGAATAG
- a CDS encoding 50S ribosomal protein L25 yields MERITLNVETRTKTGKGISHSLRRQGKIPAVLYGKGIDNLKLSVALLELEKALSTQAGMNAVLQLNVEGKGAFDVLMKDYQADAVKRKFTHADFLKVDLSKKITVAVPVHLTGKPEGLKEGGILEQVTRELKVLCFPLNIPGQIEVDVSALKIGQNLHLKDVTLPSGVESAEADDVTIALVSLPKEEEVLTPGVMTEPEVLTAKKEEGEEGAAPAEGKAAAPAEVKGAAPAGKQGGEGKGAAPPAKAPAKEGEKKK; encoded by the coding sequence ATGGAACGAATCACGCTCAATGTGGAAACAAGAACAAAAACAGGAAAAGGCATCTCCCATTCCCTGCGTCGGCAGGGGAAAATTCCCGCCGTCCTTTATGGAAAAGGGATCGACAACCTGAAACTCTCGGTTGCGCTTCTGGAACTGGAAAAGGCCCTTTCCACGCAGGCCGGAATGAACGCGGTTCTGCAGTTGAATGTGGAGGGGAAGGGGGCCTTCGATGTTCTGATGAAGGATTATCAGGCCGACGCCGTAAAAAGAAAATTCACTCATGCCGATTTTCTCAAGGTAGACCTGTCCAAAAAAATCACGGTGGCGGTCCCGGTTCACCTGACCGGAAAGCCCGAAGGGCTCAAGGAAGGGGGGATTCTGGAGCAGGTCACGCGGGAATTAAAGGTCCTCTGCTTTCCCCTGAATATTCCCGGGCAGATCGAGGTTGACGTGTCGGCATTGAAGATCGGACAGAATCTTCATTTGAAGGATGTGACCCTCCCCTCCGGAGTGGAATCGGCCGAGGCGGACGACGTAACCATTGCGCTTGTCTCTCTGCCCAAGGAGGAGGAAGTGCTTACGCCGGGGGTCATGACCGAACCGGAGGTTCTGACGGCCAAGAAGGAAGAAGGGGAAGAGGGGGCGGCGCCGGCAGAAGGAAAAGCGGCGGCTCCGGCGGAAGTAAAGGGGGCGGCTCCGGCGGGCAAACAGGGAGGGGAAGGAAAGGGGGCGGCCCCGCCTGCCAAGGCGCCCGCCAAGGAAGGGGAGAAGAAAAAATAG
- a CDS encoding ribose-phosphate pyrophosphokinase, protein MASFEDIRIFSGNANRPLAEEIAAYLGFPLGKAEVKRFSDGEVWVEIDENVRMTDAYIIQPTCNPANEHLMELLIMIDALKRASVATVTAVMPYYGYARQDRKVQPRTPITSKLVADLLTAAGTSRVVSIDLHAAQIQGFFDIPFDHLYALTVFLDYFKKHPVDNLVIVSPDVGGAERARAYAKRLGGSLALIDKRRPSPNVSEVMHVIGEVEGKNAVIVDDIIDTAGTVVQAVEALIKEGARSVSACCTHPVLSGPALARIESSKLQKLITTNTICLSNEARKCRKIEQISVAPLLAEAISRIGKGDSVSSLFV, encoded by the coding sequence ATGGCCTCCTTTGAAGACATCCGGATTTTTTCGGGCAACGCCAACCGCCCGCTGGCGGAGGAAATCGCCGCCTATCTGGGCTTCCCGCTGGGAAAGGCCGAAGTAAAACGGTTTTCCGACGGCGAGGTGTGGGTGGAAATCGACGAAAATGTCCGGATGACCGACGCCTACATCATCCAGCCCACCTGCAATCCGGCCAACGAGCATCTCATGGAACTTTTGATTATGATCGACGCCTTAAAAAGGGCCTCGGTGGCCACGGTGACGGCGGTCATGCCTTATTACGGCTACGCCCGGCAGGACCGGAAGGTTCAACCGCGCACCCCCATCACCTCCAAACTGGTGGCGGATCTCCTGACCGCCGCGGGGACCAGCCGGGTGGTTTCCATCGACCTGCATGCGGCGCAGATTCAGGGTTTCTTCGACATCCCGTTCGATCACCTCTATGCACTCACCGTTTTTCTCGACTATTTCAAAAAACATCCGGTTGACAATCTGGTGATTGTCTCTCCCGATGTAGGGGGGGCCGAGCGGGCGCGGGCCTACGCCAAGCGTCTGGGAGGTTCGCTGGCGCTTATCGACAAGCGGCGTCCCTCCCCCAATGTCAGCGAGGTGATGCATGTCATCGGCGAGGTGGAGGGCAAAAACGCCGTCATCGTCGATGATATTATCGATACGGCCGGCACGGTGGTGCAGGCGGTTGAGGCGCTGATCAAGGAGGGGGCCAGATCGGTTTCGGCCTGTTGCACCCATCCGGTTCTTTCGGGGCCGGCGCTTGCGCGAATCGAATCGTCAAAATTGCAAAAGCTGATCACGACCAACACCATCTGTCTTTCGAACGAGGCCCGCAAATGCCGTAAAATAGAGCAAATCTCGGTGGCCCCATTGCTTGCCGAGGCCATCTCGCGGATCGGCAAGGGGGATTCGGTGTCGTCGTTATTTGTATGA
- the ispE gene encoding 4-(cytidine 5'-diphospho)-2-C-methyl-D-erythritol kinase, producing the protein MKTLKLQSPGKINLRLDVLGKRNDGYHDLRMLNSAVSVYDDIELNIIDRGIVVEVADDPRVPSGEDNIVFRAAKEIMAYSNKNVGVHVRIKKNIPSGAGMGGGSSNAASILAGLNQLLKINLNREKLIRIGLRFGADIPFFLYGSPAIATGIGENLARVRRLPRLPVVIVSPNLSVATKWVFERYQPNGSRHGEMEIPREFATKKAVVKMMNNDLESVTSRLYPVVNDLKDRLVKYGALGAQMTGSGPSVFGIFADEEQAVRAAKKLSQKANVAWRVFIAETI; encoded by the coding sequence ATGAAAACACTCAAGCTTCAGTCCCCCGGAAAAATCAACCTCCGTCTGGATGTTTTGGGAAAACGCAACGACGGCTATCATGACCTGCGGATGTTGAACAGCGCCGTCTCCGTCTACGACGATATCGAGCTGAACATCATCGACCGCGGCATTGTGGTGGAGGTGGCCGACGATCCGAGGGTGCCTTCCGGCGAGGACAACATTGTTTTCAGGGCCGCCAAGGAGATCATGGCCTACTCCAACAAGAACGTCGGCGTGCATGTGAGGATCAAAAAAAATATTCCGTCGGGCGCCGGCATGGGGGGCGGCTCTTCCAATGCCGCAAGCATCCTGGCCGGCCTGAATCAGCTTTTGAAGATTAATTTGAACCGGGAAAAACTCATTCGAATCGGCCTGCGGTTCGGCGCGGACATCCCTTTTTTTCTTTATGGGTCGCCCGCCATCGCCACCGGGATCGGCGAGAATCTGGCGAGGGTGAGGCGCCTGCCGCGCCTGCCGGTGGTGATTGTTTCACCCAACTTAAGCGTCGCGACCAAATGGGTTTTTGAGCGGTATCAGCCAAACGGCAGTCGCCATGGAGAGATGGAGATCCCGCGCGAGTTTGCCACCAAGAAGGCGGTGGTAAAAATGATGAACAACGACCTTGAATCGGTGACCTCAAGGCTCTACCCCGTCGTCAACGATCTGAAAGACCGGCTTGTCAAATACGGCGCCTTGGGAGCCCAGATGACCGGAAGCGGCCCCAGTGTCTTCGGCATTTTTGCCGACGAAGAACAGGCTGTGAGGGCGGCCAAAAAATTAAGCCAAAAGGCCAATGTAGCTTGGCGCGTGTTTATTGCAGAAACAATTTAG
- a CDS encoding alpha/beta hydrolase, translating to MKTSSEHASRLGQITRTREDTVSSFDGTRIWYRSVGSGVPIVCLNGLGCSTFYFSYLENYFKDKAQVVTWDYRGHGRSEMPRVPKNHTVSSLKQDLKAVLKALQIKKAILVGHSMGVQVMFEFYNSDPDRVIGMVSCFGTSGKPMDTFYNFPLSKYAFEVIYIFNHLFPRLSNTLGTLVAKNPFWFQMGGLFKMMKPYLADKRIMRQYLEHIINVDAIFLSKLTRSLQEHNAEGTLKRIRAPVLIIGADEDNFTPAWVSKKMHHQIPHSELFIVKKGSHVALVEQPELLNLRIEKFIRERLGFPPAKFRDKDLEFGELQKESVAIGAEAR from the coding sequence ATGAAAACTTCTTCAGAACATGCATCACGCCTGGGCCAGATCACGCGCACCCGCGAAGACACCGTTTCGAGTTTCGATGGAACCCGCATCTGGTACCGCTCGGTGGGGAGCGGCGTTCCCATCGTCTGCCTGAACGGACTCGGCTGTTCCACCTTTTATTTTTCGTATCTCGAAAACTACTTCAAAGACAAGGCGCAGGTGGTCACCTGGGACTATCGCGGCCACGGCCGCTCCGAAATGCCGCGTGTCCCCAAAAACCACACCGTTTCGTCGCTGAAGCAGGATTTAAAAGCGGTCCTCAAGGCCCTGCAGATCAAAAAGGCCATCCTGGTCGGCCACAGCATGGGGGTGCAGGTGATGTTCGAATTTTACAACAGCGATCCTGATCGCGTCATCGGAATGGTCTCCTGCTTCGGCACCTCCGGAAAACCGATGGACACCTTCTATAATTTTCCCCTTTCCAAGTACGCCTTCGAGGTCATCTACATCTTCAACCACCTTTTTCCGCGCCTCTCCAACACCCTCGGAACGCTGGTGGCCAAAAACCCCTTCTGGTTTCAGATGGGAGGGCTCTTCAAGATGATGAAGCCCTATCTGGCCGACAAAAGGATCATGAGGCAGTATCTGGAGCATATCATTAATGTGGACGCCATCTTCCTCTCCAAGCTGACCCGCAGTCTGCAGGAGCACAACGCCGAAGGGACGCTCAAGCGGATCCGGGCGCCGGTTCTCATTATCGGCGCCGACGAGGACAACTTCACCCCCGCCTGGGTTTCAAAAAAGATGCACCACCAGATTCCCCACTCGGAGCTTTTCATCGTCAAAAAGGGGAGCCATGTGGCGCTGGTGGAACAGCCGGAGTTGCTCAATCTGCGCATCGAAAAATTCATCCGCGAGCGGCTGGGCTTTCCTCCGGCCAAATTCCGCGACAAGGATCTGGAGTTCGGCGAGTTGCAAAAAGAATCCGTTGCAATCGGCGCGGAGGCCCGATAA
- a CDS encoding peptidylprolyl isomerase: MKRLFYLLIALFLASCSKVRVVPSESGGEELADLKKGAEIVRVNDTSIREGYLDVLSAINPRVKSQVANPTMKKKMVENLVDQELLYQESLRRGLDQKKEVLDKAGLYRRIIVAQAVMEAEMEQKAREYYEKHKDTDFTKVSVSQIQIDFKKPEAEKTPPADKDKKGKNKEATAEEKRAALEKAKAVKARLISGEDFGKVAEEASDDKSSSKKGGDLGPISRDDKRLARRGMDKVVEAAFKLKNGEVSDIIETARAWHIVKVTSEPEATPFEEAKKTIEFQLQKQVKDDLLASLKQSAKIVYAEEAKPSAPAPAKKEENSEAPKPAVPTLPAAEAPVPPAPGDVTEAPAPAEAAPALPAAPAPIPAVEAPTAGPVPPDVPPEDKGTASSP; encoded by the coding sequence ATGAAGCGTCTTTTCTACCTGTTAATCGCCCTGTTTTTGGCGTCGTGTTCCAAGGTAAGGGTCGTCCCTTCCGAATCGGGAGGAGAAGAGCTCGCCGACCTGAAAAAGGGGGCGGAAATTGTCCGGGTCAACGACACCTCCATCCGCGAGGGTTATCTGGACGTCCTCTCCGCCATCAATCCCCGCGTGAAAAGCCAGGTCGCCAACCCCACAATGAAAAAGAAGATGGTGGAAAATCTGGTCGACCAGGAATTGCTCTACCAGGAAAGCCTCCGCAGGGGCCTCGACCAAAAAAAGGAGGTTTTGGACAAGGCGGGGCTTTACCGGCGGATTATCGTCGCACAGGCGGTGATGGAAGCGGAGATGGAACAGAAGGCGCGCGAATATTACGAAAAACACAAGGACACCGATTTTACCAAGGTGTCGGTTTCGCAGATTCAGATCGATTTCAAGAAGCCGGAGGCCGAAAAGACCCCCCCTGCCGACAAGGACAAGAAGGGTAAAAACAAGGAGGCAACCGCCGAGGAGAAAAGAGCGGCGCTGGAAAAGGCCAAGGCGGTCAAGGCAAGGCTTATCTCCGGAGAAGATTTTGGCAAGGTGGCGGAGGAGGCAAGCGATGACAAATCATCCAGCAAAAAGGGGGGCGATCTGGGGCCGATAAGCCGCGATGATAAGAGGCTCGCGCGGCGGGGGATGGACAAAGTGGTGGAGGCCGCCTTTAAATTGAAAAACGGGGAGGTCTCGGACATCATCGAAACGGCCAGGGCCTGGCATATCGTCAAGGTCACTTCCGAGCCGGAGGCAACGCCGTTCGAAGAGGCGAAAAAGACCATTGAATTTCAACTTCAAAAACAGGTGAAGGACGACCTTCTGGCCTCCCTCAAGCAGTCGGCAAAAATTGTTTATGCGGAGGAGGCAAAGCCTTCAGCCCCGGCCCCGGCAAAGAAGGAGGAAAATTCAGAGGCTCCAAAACCGGCGGTACCGACCCTGCCGGCGGCCGAGGCACCCGTTCCCCCGGCACCGGGAGATGTGACCGAGGCCCCCGCTCCGGCCGAGGCGGCACCGGCCCTGCCGGCCGCTCCGGCTCCGATACCGGCGGTAGAGGCCCCGACGGCAGGGCCGGTGCCGCCGGATGTCCCTCCGGAGGACAAAGGGACTGCGTCGTCTCCATGA
- a CDS encoding phosphoribosylformylglycinamidine cyclo-ligase: MKAQKKLTYQSAGVDILAADRLVDAIVPLAKKTRRSEVISTIGGYAGLFSLDLKKFSDPVLVGTTDGVGTKLKLAFEMKKFDTIGPDLVAMCVNDLICCGAEPLFFLDYFAVGKLETAVAQKVIAGIAKTLADINCSLLGGETAEMPSFYAPGEFDLAGFAVGAVNRDRIVDGREMRPGDRVIGVASSGVHSNGFSLVRKILKDKKVSLKKRPPGFDRPIGEILLTPTRIYVRPVLALLQNFRIQGIAHITGGGIPENVPRIIPKTLTAEIEKTKINTPPIFDWLKKAGNVPEREMWLVFNMGVGLTLVVREADEKEILKRLAEQGYPSASIGYIRTRQPGESGALLV, from the coding sequence ATGAAGGCACAGAAAAAGCTCACCTATCAATCGGCCGGAGTTGACATTCTCGCCGCGGACCGTCTGGTGGACGCCATCGTCCCTCTCGCAAAAAAAACCCGCCGATCCGAAGTCATCTCAACAATCGGCGGATATGCCGGCCTCTTCTCGCTCGATTTGAAAAAATTTTCCGACCCGGTTCTGGTCGGCACGACGGACGGGGTGGGCACCAAATTAAAGCTCGCCTTCGAAATGAAGAAGTTTGACACCATCGGTCCGGATCTGGTGGCCATGTGCGTCAACGATTTAATCTGTTGTGGCGCCGAGCCTCTTTTTTTTCTCGATTATTTTGCCGTGGGCAAACTTGAAACCGCCGTCGCCCAAAAGGTCATCGCTGGAATCGCCAAAACGCTTGCCGATATCAACTGCTCCCTTTTGGGGGGAGAGACGGCCGAGATGCCTTCGTTTTACGCCCCGGGGGAATTCGATTTGGCCGGCTTTGCCGTGGGGGCGGTCAATCGCGACCGAATTGTGGATGGACGCGAGATGCGACCGGGCGACCGGGTGATCGGGGTCGCCTCTTCCGGCGTTCACAGCAACGGTTTCTCGCTGGTCCGCAAAATCTTAAAGGACAAAAAGGTCAGCCTCAAAAAACGTCCTCCGGGGTTTGACCGGCCAATCGGCGAAATTCTTCTGACCCCGACCCGGATCTATGTAAGGCCGGTTCTTGCACTCCTTCAAAATTTCAGAATACAGGGGATCGCGCACATCACCGGCGGCGGCATCCCCGAAAATGTCCCCCGGATTATTCCCAAAACCCTGACCGCCGAAATCGAAAAAACAAAAATCAACACCCCCCCCATATTCGACTGGCTGAAAAAAGCGGGGAATGTCCCGGAACGGGAGATGTGGCTGGTCTTCAACATGGGGGTGGGGCTTACCCTGGTGGTCCGGGAGGCGGATGAGAAAGAAATTTTGAAACGGCTGGCCGAACAGGGTTATCCCTCTGCTTCCATCGGATATATCCGGACGCGTCAACCGGGAGAAAGCGGGGCTCTCCTTGTCTGA
- a CDS encoding phosphoribosylglycinamide formyltransferase: MSEKKLNVGVLVSGRGTNLQALIDACGEGRILARIAVVISNRPGAPALERAAKAGIPCETLVASKNEGKEAFEKRIEEILKRHGVDLVVLAGFMRIVSPWLISRFKNRIINIHPALLPSFPGLESQRQALEYGVKFSGCTVHFVNEGCDTGPIILQAAVPVLPGDTVESLSERILAEEHQLLPKAVDLLAKNKVKIAGRRVEILEEQT; this comes from the coding sequence TTGTCTGAAAAAAAACTCAATGTCGGCGTGTTAGTGTCCGGCCGGGGCACCAACCTTCAGGCTTTGATCGACGCCTGCGGTGAGGGGAGGATTTTGGCGCGGATCGCGGTCGTCATCTCCAACCGCCCCGGCGCCCCCGCGCTCGAGCGCGCCGCCAAAGCGGGCATCCCCTGCGAGACGCTTGTTGCCTCCAAAAACGAGGGAAAAGAGGCCTTTGAAAAACGGATTGAAGAAATTTTAAAGCGCCACGGAGTCGATCTGGTCGTGCTGGCCGGTTTCATGCGCATTGTCTCCCCCTGGCTGATCTCGCGCTTCAAAAATCGCATCATTAATATTCACCCGGCCCTTCTCCCCTCGTTTCCGGGGCTGGAGTCGCAGAGGCAGGCGCTGGAATACGGCGTAAAATTTTCGGGATGCACCGTCCATTTTGTCAACGAAGGGTGCGATACCGGGCCGATTATTCTACAGGCGGCGGTCCCCGTTTTGCCCGGCGATACCGTGGAGAGCCTTTCTGAGAGGATTCTTGCGGAGGAACACCAACTGCTTCCGAAGGCGGTTGACCTTTTGGCGAAAAACAAAGTAAAAATAGCGGGACGTCGCGTGGAAATTCTGGAGGAACAAACATGA
- a CDS encoding outer membrane beta-barrel protein yields MKKSLVVFLTVFGLAFGSPAFARSSKNMTIGIMGMGNIQLIDTIPDIEVGPGGGVYFDYRFNQRFSISIDAWATTHGGEGPSEGDEGIEMLGIPTFTIKLYFMDEGESKWDPYAGLGLGVFALSEGSVENGTNGVGLGGQLEVGFDYYFTDIISAGFAGVFRSAAIINSLSNTGGSNSSGMIPYSLVAKLGFHF; encoded by the coding sequence ATGAAAAAATCCCTTGTCGTTTTCCTGACCGTTTTTGGCCTGGCGTTCGGTTCCCCCGCCTTCGCCCGAAGCTCCAAAAATATGACCATCGGCATCATGGGAATGGGAAATATCCAGCTGATCGACACCATTCCGGATATTGAAGTGGGGCCGGGAGGGGGCGTCTATTTTGACTATCGCTTCAATCAGCGCTTTTCCATCTCCATCGATGCTTGGGCCACCACCCATGGCGGCGAGGGCCCATCGGAGGGGGATGAGGGGATCGAGATGCTGGGGATTCCCACTTTCACCATCAAGCTCTATTTCATGGACGAAGGAGAATCCAAATGGGACCCTTACGCCGGGCTTGGGCTGGGCGTATTTGCCCTCTCCGAAGGCTCGGTGGAAAACGGCACGAACGGCGTGGGGCTGGGCGGACAGCTCGAGGTGGGTTTTGACTATTATTTTACCGACATCATCTCGGCCGGATTCGCCGGCGTTTTCCGCTCGGCGGCAATCATCAACAGCCTAAGCAACACCGGGGGGAGCAACTCTTCCGGGATGATTCCTTATTCGCTGGTTGCAAAGCTGGGTTTTCATTTTTAA